One genomic window of Metopolophium dirhodum isolate CAU chromosome 4, ASM1992520v1, whole genome shotgun sequence includes the following:
- the LOC132943035 gene encoding lipase member H-B-like, translated as MKFVTTITAVVLSLFLLLAIKPIDARFLRYIWQNVIKNKPVENDNTLIQQDAVENYNAPVQQDVVENYNAPIQQDAFENYNAPVQQDAVENYNALVQQNAVVGEEINQSAEDSIYSDHRSIFVDGTTLDFVYWNSDLGNNKSIIIEFGNEKQIINHWIRGQPLKVITHGWRGSDEDDRGVFSIKTAYVDAGGFNIITADWNRVASNIMYPMPAYLTVQVGSIIAKMLENFVNLAVIDPSDIHVIGHSLGAHVSGACGAAFSLGKIGRITGLDPAGPGFEYVSFRSDYLDNTDATFVDVIHTAIGTLGYSKAIGHADFYPNEGKPPQPGCLESYTPSGIAKLIGCSHSRSHQFYTDSIHHRNSFLATECPTWDEYTSGECKNNNKSYMGHDADPKARGIFYLETNSVPPYGLSNT; from the exons ATGAAATTCGTAACAACTATTACTGCAGTCGTTCTATCGCTGTTCCTACTGTTAGCGATCAAGCCGATCGATG CTCGTTTTTTGAGATACATTTGGCAAAATGTAATCAAGAACAAGCCAGTCGAAAATGACAACACCCTTATTCAGCAAGACGCGGTTGAAAATTACAACGCTCCAGTTCAACAAGACGTGGTCGAAAATTACAATGCTCCGATTCAACAAGACGCGTTCGAAAATTACAACGCTCCGGTTCAACAAGACGCGGTCGAAAATTACAACGCCTTGGTTCAACAAAACGCGGTCGTAGGTGAAGAAATCAATCAGTCTGCAGAAGATTCAATCTATTCAGACCATCGATCAATTTTTGTCGACGGGACTACCTTAGATTTTGTCTATTGGAACTC agaccttggaaataataaatcaataataattgaatttggcaatgaaaaacaaataatcaatCATTGGATCAGGGGTCAACCTTTAAAAGTCATAACGCATGGATGGCGTGGATCAGACGAAGATGACAGAGGAGTGTTTTCTATAAAAACTG CGTATGTGGATGCTGGAGGATTCAACATTATCACCGCGGACTGGAATCGGGTGGCAAGTAACATAATGTACCCAATGCCAGCCTATTTGACCGTTCAGGTGGGTTCCATAATCGCCAAAATGTTGGAAAATTTTGTCAACCTCGCGGTAATTGACCCTTCTGATATTCATGTTATCGGCCATAGTCTCGGTGCTCACGTGTCTGGGGCATGTGGCGCTGCATTCAGCCTTGGGAAAATTGGCAGAATTACAG GTCTAGACCCTGCCGGTCCTGGATTCGAGTACGTGTCATTCCGTTCAGACTACCTAGACAATACAGACGCAACATTTGTGGACGTGATCCATACGGCGATAGGGACACTTGGATACTCGAAAGCCATAGGACACGCTGATTTTTATCCAAACGAGGGGAAACCCCCTCAACCAGGGTGTTTAGAATCATACACGCCGAGCGGGATAGCAAAGCTCA TCGGTTGCAGCCATTCGAGATCGCATCAATTTTACACAGACTCCATCCACCATAGGAATTCGTTTCTAGCTACAGAATGTCCTACATGGGACGAATATACGAGTGGtgaatgcaaaaataataataaaagttatatggGACATGACGCAGATCCAAA aGCGAGAGGAATATTTTACCTGGAGACCAACAGTGTTCCCCCTTATGGATTGTCGAATACATGA